The Geotalea uraniireducens Rf4 genome window below encodes:
- a CDS encoding bifunctional cobalt-precorrin-7 (C(5))-methyltransferase/cobalt-precorrin-6B (C(15))-methyltransferase, whose translation MPQQKIYLIGAGIEGWEGFGATALEVINKAEVLIGHQRLLDIFPDFKGEKRVLEDLSIMLDYLKSTDKQTVVLGSGDPNFFGVARFILRNLPKERIEIFPNVTSVQYAFARIKEPWDDAVFVSVHGRGLKSAIDRIIAAEKVAVLTDGVNSPSAIAKELIERGAEGYEAWLCEDLGLLTEKFTKTDVKGLVDLPASPLNILILIKAWEPNLENYPLIGISDEEFATAKKLITKEEVRAVTLAKLQLQDDLVLWDIGAGSGSVSIEAGNLMPNGKIFALEKNPQYLSFIRDNLKKFVARNVMLIEAYAPEGLDDLPDPDRVFIGGSGGMLEEIIEAVDRRLRPEGQIVLNAVTLDTLTKAVEFLEDHGYTVEVTCVNIAKTRGLTEYKMFESHNPVYIIAAWKGEE comes from the coding sequence ATGCCTCAGCAAAAAATCTACCTGATCGGGGCGGGTATCGAAGGATGGGAAGGGTTTGGCGCAACGGCGCTGGAGGTGATCAACAAGGCCGAGGTGTTGATCGGCCACCAGCGGCTGCTCGACATTTTTCCCGATTTCAAGGGTGAAAAGCGGGTGCTGGAGGACCTCTCCATCATGCTCGACTATCTGAAGAGCACGGACAAGCAGACGGTGGTGCTCGGCTCCGGTGACCCGAATTTTTTCGGAGTGGCCCGTTTCATCCTGCGCAACCTCCCCAAGGAGCGGATCGAGATCTTTCCCAATGTCACGAGCGTACAGTATGCCTTTGCCAGGATCAAGGAGCCGTGGGATGATGCCGTCTTCGTTTCCGTCCATGGCCGGGGGCTGAAAAGCGCCATCGACCGGATCATCGCCGCGGAGAAGGTGGCAGTGCTCACCGATGGGGTCAATTCCCCGTCGGCCATCGCGAAAGAGCTGATTGAGCGCGGCGCCGAAGGTTACGAGGCATGGTTGTGCGAAGACCTGGGGCTGCTGACGGAAAAGTTCACCAAGACCGACGTCAAGGGGCTCGTCGACCTCCCCGCTTCTCCCCTCAACATACTGATTCTCATCAAGGCATGGGAACCGAATCTGGAGAACTATCCGCTCATCGGCATCAGCGACGAGGAGTTCGCCACTGCCAAGAAGCTGATCACCAAGGAAGAGGTGAGGGCGGTGACCCTGGCCAAGCTCCAGTTGCAGGACGACCTGGTGCTGTGGGACATCGGCGCCGGGAGCGGTTCGGTCTCCATCGAGGCGGGGAATCTGATGCCGAACGGCAAGATCTTCGCCCTGGAAAAGAACCCCCAGTACCTGAGCTTCATCCGCGACAACCTGAAGAAATTCGTTGCCCGCAACGTCATGCTGATCGAGGCGTATGCCCCCGAGGGGCTCGACGACCTTCCCGACCCGGACCGGGTTTTCATCGGCGGCTCCGGCGGCATGCTCGAGGAGATCATCGAGGCGGTGGACCGGCGGCTCAGACCGGAAGGGCAGATCGTTCTCAACGCCGTGACCCTCGACACCCTGACCAAGGCGGTAGAGTTCCTTGAGGACCACGGCTACACGGTGGAGGTGACCTGCGTCAACATCGCCAAGACCCGAGGGCTGACCGAATACAAGATGTTTGAGTCTCATAACCCGGTCTATATCATCGCCGCCTGGAAGGGGGAGGAATGA
- the cobI gene encoding precorrin-2 C(20)-methyltransferase: MPLNVKNEKKRVAKIYAVGVGPGDPELLTRKAERIIRTVPVICTPTGTADASSYALSIVEEFIDRSRQEVLVQVFPMRKDQEGLDEFWEKAADEVAERIGQGLDVAFITIGDPFLYSTFLYLYRIFRKRYSHIPIEVVPGITSVGAASVAAGLPLGMASDRIAILPTTYEDAELRKTFREFDTVVLMKVNRVFDRVYALLRELGLDKNAAFVRRVGSSDEEVVFDLATLVGQKLDYLSLLIVKK, from the coding sequence GTGCCGTTAAACGTGAAGAATGAAAAGAAAAGAGTGGCAAAGATTTACGCCGTCGGGGTCGGCCCCGGCGACCCTGAGCTCCTCACCAGAAAGGCCGAGCGGATCATCCGCACTGTCCCGGTGATATGCACCCCGACCGGCACCGCGGATGCCTCCAGCTACGCCCTCTCCATCGTCGAGGAGTTCATCGACCGGAGCCGTCAGGAGGTGCTCGTCCAGGTATTTCCCATGCGAAAGGACCAGGAGGGGCTAGACGAATTCTGGGAGAAGGCCGCAGACGAAGTGGCGGAGCGGATCGGTCAAGGGCTCGACGTGGCCTTCATCACCATCGGCGACCCGTTCCTCTATTCCACCTTTCTCTATCTCTACCGCATTTTTCGCAAACGGTATTCCCACATACCGATAGAGGTGGTGCCCGGGATCACCAGCGTGGGCGCAGCCTCTGTGGCCGCCGGTCTTCCCTTGGGGATGGCCTCCGACCGGATCGCCATACTCCCCACCACATACGAGGACGCGGAGTTAAGGAAGACCTTCCGCGAGTTCGATACCGTGGTGCTGATGAAGGTGAACCGGGTCTTCGACCGGGTCTATGCCCTGCTAAGGGAACTGGGGCTGGATAAGAACGCCGCCTTTGTCCGTCGGGTGGGCTCCAGCGATGAAGAGGTGGTGTTCGATCTTGCGACGCTGGTGGGTCAGAAGCTGGATTACCTGTCGCTTTTGATCGTGAAGAAGTGA
- a CDS encoding M16 family metallopeptidase, whose product MITRRKKVLANGLRVVAVEMPHLHSVEIAVYIRVGGRNDPREQAGLSHFLEHMLFRGNTDYPTSLDLEVAFDAIGGSVNAATDEESTCYFSRVHPRHVENGIRLFSSMLLRSTLAGIDIEKRIITEEALEDINDRGEETNPSNLSSRLMWPGHPLGVPTIGYLDTISRFTEADLRGHLAHHYVPGNAVVVVAGDIQGESVFAACETAFAEWNGPTPPASPPAEHSQRRVQSLFVKDSDSQVNLQIAFRGFARPDQRIMTVRLIRRILCGGGSSRLHLLLRERLGIVYSVDASISAYDETGSFCIELATAPENLSLAVTEILKETGRLAVEGVTDEELQRVKEGYFFDLEYSRDSTYEMQVRYGWGELMDIVRELEEDHAEATAVTGATIRATAESLFAPHNINLVAVGPWKATLKRQVEKILLDYERNWR is encoded by the coding sequence ATGATAACCCGTCGTAAAAAGGTTCTGGCCAACGGCCTGCGGGTGGTGGCGGTGGAAATGCCGCACCTGCACAGCGTTGAGATTGCAGTATACATCAGGGTCGGCGGACGCAACGACCCGAGAGAGCAGGCAGGCCTCTCCCATTTTCTTGAACACATGTTGTTTCGCGGTAATACCGATTACCCTACGAGCCTTGATCTGGAAGTGGCCTTCGACGCCATCGGCGGAAGCGTCAATGCCGCAACCGACGAGGAGAGCACCTGTTATTTTTCCCGCGTCCATCCGCGCCACGTTGAAAATGGGATACGGCTTTTTTCCTCCATGCTGCTTCGTTCAACCCTGGCCGGTATTGACATAGAAAAACGGATAATTACCGAAGAGGCGCTCGAAGATATAAATGACAGGGGGGAGGAAACCAATCCCAGCAACCTGTCGAGCAGGCTCATGTGGCCGGGTCATCCGCTCGGTGTACCGACCATCGGCTATCTGGACACCATCAGCCGGTTTACCGAGGCAGACCTGCGCGGCCACCTGGCTCACCATTACGTCCCCGGCAACGCCGTTGTGGTCGTGGCGGGGGATATCCAGGGCGAATCGGTATTTGCGGCGTGTGAAACGGCATTTGCGGAGTGGAACGGTCCGACTCCCCCTGCATCTCCGCCGGCAGAGCATAGCCAGCGCAGGGTGCAGTCATTGTTTGTCAAGGACTCCGACAGCCAGGTGAATCTCCAGATCGCTTTCCGTGGCTTTGCCCGGCCGGACCAGAGAATCATGACGGTCAGGCTGATTCGCAGGATCCTTTGCGGCGGGGGGAGCTCCCGGCTGCACCTGCTTTTGCGGGAGAGGCTCGGCATCGTGTATTCTGTGGATGCCTCCATTTCTGCCTATGATGAAACCGGTTCTTTTTGCATTGAACTGGCCACAGCGCCGGAAAATCTGTCGTTGGCGGTGACCGAGATATTGAAGGAAACCGGGAGACTGGCGGTAGAAGGGGTGACGGACGAGGAGTTGCAGCGGGTCAAGGAGGGATATTTCTTTGATCTGGAGTACAGCCGGGACTCCACCTATGAAATGCAGGTGCGTTACGGTTGGGGAGAGTTGATGGACATCGTCCGGGAGCTGGAAGAAGACCATGCCGAGGCGACCGCAGTCACTGGGGCAACTATTCGTGCGACTGCGGAGTCACTGTTTGCGCCCCACAACATTAACCTGGTGGCGGTCGGGCCGTGGAAAGCCACCCTCAAACGGCAGGTGGAAAAAATTCTGCTAGACTATGAACGGAACTGGAGATAA
- a CDS encoding sirohydrochlorin chelatase has product METAILLMAHGSRITEANHAVHEIAGMVKQMTGYDIVEVSFREQHAPNIQKGIDACVARGAERILLIPYFLYMGAHVLEDLPAELEEARVRYPRVEMAMGKHLGVHRKLAEIVVDRIAESLTEQRWY; this is encoded by the coding sequence ATGGAAACTGCAATCTTACTCATGGCTCACGGGAGCCGCATTACCGAGGCGAACCATGCCGTGCATGAAATAGCCGGGATGGTGAAGCAGATGACCGGTTACGACATTGTCGAGGTGTCGTTCCGCGAGCAGCATGCGCCGAACATTCAGAAAGGGATCGATGCCTGCGTGGCCCGGGGGGCAGAGCGGATTCTGCTCATCCCCTATTTTCTCTACATGGGGGCCCATGTGCTGGAAGACCTGCCGGCAGAGCTTGAAGAGGCCAGGGTGCGTTACCCCCGGGTGGAAATGGCGATGGGGAAACACCTGGGCGTGCATCGGAAGCTGGCCGAGATCGTCGTGGACCGGATTGCCGAATCCCTGACCGAGCAGAGGTGGTACTGA
- a CDS encoding type II toxin-antitoxin system VapC family toxin — MGFLIDTCIWIDVERGTLAPADVAAVTGEEPVYLSPVTIAELKFGAENAKTADLRQKRLAALTRLKRKPLLMIDETTGEIFGDIAAQIRKHGKQHQYRVQDLWLASQAVQHGFRFLTHNRKDFADIPGLQLIVWSDAFSMKARQGE; from the coding sequence ATGGGATTCCTGATCGACACCTGTATCTGGATTGATGTTGAAAGAGGAACGCTCGCTCCTGCCGATGTAGCCGCTGTTACCGGCGAAGAACCTGTCTACCTGTCGCCGGTGACCATAGCGGAGTTGAAATTCGGTGCGGAGAACGCCAAAACCGCCGATCTCCGCCAGAAACGGCTGGCAGCACTCACGCGGCTCAAGCGAAAACCGCTGCTCATGATCGACGAGACGACAGGTGAGATTTTTGGCGATATCGCCGCGCAGATCAGAAAACATGGCAAGCAGCATCAGTACCGGGTCCAGGATTTATGGTTAGCCAGCCAGGCCGTACAGCACGGTTTTCGATTTCTTACCCATAACCGCAAGGACTTTGCCGACATTCCTGGACTACAGCTCATCGTTTGGAGCGATGCATTTAGCATGAAGGCGCGGCAGGGTGAATAA
- a CDS encoding cobalt-precorrin-5B (C(1))-methyltransferase, whose translation MANKPLKYGYTTGACAAAAAKGAAQMLRDRQLLDHVEIILPGGELAEFQLHGQVLGENSASCYVIKDAGDDPDVTNGAEIHASVLVETATDCGKGEVIISGGTGVGRVTKPGLAVAVGEWAINPVPRKMIRLVIHEVFAIRCMPAVIRVAVSIPNGEELAKKTLNARLGIIGGLSILGTTGIVKPISVKAWTDTIDAAIDVALACGSETVVLSTGRTSEMVAEKHFGIGDRGSGIGKGMKEESFIMMGDHAGYSLAACARKGVRSVVVAGQFAKLLKIACGHEQTHVASSELDLRTLAEWCAVADPRSQIPGYCLKANTARHVLEASGNDPELIALVCGRVRSFAEKLASGVEIKVLLAGYNGEVLYFG comes from the coding sequence ATGGCAAATAAACCTCTCAAATACGGCTATACCACCGGCGCCTGCGCTGCCGCGGCAGCGAAAGGCGCAGCGCAGATGCTGCGGGATCGACAGCTGCTCGATCACGTGGAGATCATTCTCCCCGGTGGAGAGCTGGCAGAGTTTCAGCTGCATGGTCAAGTGCTGGGTGAAAATTCCGCTTCCTGCTACGTGATCAAGGACGCGGGAGACGATCCCGATGTGACCAACGGTGCGGAAATCCATGCCTCCGTGCTTGTCGAGACAGCGACGGACTGCGGCAAGGGCGAGGTGATTATTTCCGGCGGTACGGGGGTCGGCAGGGTGACCAAGCCGGGACTGGCCGTAGCGGTCGGCGAGTGGGCGATAAATCCGGTGCCGCGAAAGATGATCCGCCTGGTCATCCATGAGGTCTTTGCCATCCGCTGCATGCCGGCGGTCATCAGGGTGGCTGTCAGCATTCCCAACGGCGAGGAGCTTGCCAAAAAAACCCTTAATGCCCGGCTTGGCATTATCGGCGGCCTGTCCATCCTCGGCACCACCGGAATCGTCAAGCCTATTTCCGTCAAGGCCTGGACCGATACCATCGATGCCGCCATTGACGTGGCCCTGGCCTGCGGCAGTGAAACTGTCGTCCTTTCCACCGGACGGACGAGCGAGATGGTTGCGGAGAAACACTTTGGGATCGGGGATCGGGGATCGGGGATCGGGAAAGGCATGAAGGAGGAGTCCTTCATCATGATGGGTGACCATGCGGGTTATTCCCTGGCAGCCTGCGCCCGGAAAGGGGTGAGGAGCGTCGTTGTCGCCGGCCAGTTCGCCAAGCTCTTGAAGATCGCCTGCGGCCACGAGCAGACCCACGTCGCGTCATCCGAGCTGGACCTCCGGACTCTGGCGGAATGGTGCGCCGTTGCCGATCCCAGATCCCAGATCCCCGGTTACTGCTTGAAAGCGAACACTGCCCGGCACGTACTGGAGGCTTCCGGCAACGACCCGGAGCTGATCGCTCTCGTCTGCGGCAGGGTGAGGTCGTTTGCCGAAAAGCTGGCCTCGGGCGTAGAGATAAAGGTTTTGCTGGCGGGGTATAATGGAGAAGTGTTATATTTCGGCTGA
- a CDS encoding type II toxin-antitoxin system Phd/YefM family antitoxin — protein sequence MRSVTATELARNFRVTLDAVEYNHEEFIIVRNNHEVARIIPGPSTMTAMEAMADIYRTLPEEAAAGWLRNSRQIKDILSDEVRDPWDS from the coding sequence ATGCGTTCAGTTACAGCTACGGAGCTCGCCCGCAACTTCCGGGTAACGCTCGACGCGGTAGAATACAATCATGAAGAATTTATAATCGTTCGCAACAATCATGAAGTGGCAAGAATCATCCCCGGCCCGTCAACCATGACAGCCATGGAAGCGATGGCGGATATCTACCGGACTCTGCCTGAAGAAGCTGCAGCCGGCTGGCTGAGAAATTCCCGGCAGATCAAGGATATCCTGAGCGACGAGGTGCGCGATCCATGGGATTCCTGA
- a CDS encoding precorrin-8X methylmutase codes for MSVHLRPEEIEAESFRMIDAEVGPHPWSPSEWPVVRRVIHTSADFEYSRSMFFSADAVFRGVEALRKGRGIVTDTTMAYSGISKVRREKFGNGISCFVADPEVAREARSQGITRSILAMRKGAADQDNGIFVIGNAPTALFELLRLVRQEGLRPDLVIGLPVGFVGAAESKNALLALEAEYPQIPFITNRGRKGGSNVAAAIVNALLIMAEEG; via the coding sequence ATGTCAGTCCATCTGCGCCCCGAAGAGATCGAGGCGGAATCGTTTCGGATGATAGATGCGGAAGTGGGTCCGCATCCCTGGTCGCCGAGCGAATGGCCGGTGGTGCGACGGGTGATCCATACCAGCGCAGATTTTGAATACTCGCGCTCCATGTTTTTTTCTGCGGATGCGGTTTTTCGTGGTGTGGAGGCCTTGCGCAAAGGGCGCGGCATTGTAACCGATACCACCATGGCTTATTCCGGCATCAGCAAGGTGCGGCGGGAAAAATTCGGCAACGGGATATCCTGCTTTGTCGCTGACCCGGAAGTCGCAAGGGAAGCCCGGTCGCAGGGGATTACCCGCTCCATACTGGCCATGCGCAAGGGGGCGGCGGATCAGGACAACGGCATCTTCGTCATCGGCAATGCCCCGACCGCACTGTTCGAGCTTTTGCGTCTCGTGCGGCAGGAGGGCTTAAGGCCGGACCTTGTCATCGGCTTGCCGGTCGGCTTTGTCGGCGCGGCGGAGAGCAAGAATGCGCTCCTGGCCCTGGAGGCCGAGTATCCGCAGATCCCGTTCATAACCAATCGGGGACGCAAAGGCGGCTCGAATGTGGCCGCGGCAATAGTGAATGCCCTGCTGATAATGGCGGAAGAGGGCTGA
- the cobM gene encoding precorrin-4 C(11)-methyltransferase translates to MPIIHFIGAGPGDAELITVKGARLLREADVVVYAGSLVDLELVKTYAADAEVYDSAGMTLEETTRVLAEAVIAGKKVVRLHTGDPSIYGAIQEQMAELDLLGIDYEVVPGVTSAFAAAATLKQELTLPEVSQTVIITRLAGKTPVPEREKLAEIAKIGATLVIYLSVSMIDRVVAELLEGAYTAETPVAVVAKASWPDEQVVEGTLADIAGKVQAAGIGKQALILVGDVLKARREGLKAKSLLYDKGFSHEFRKGLVG, encoded by the coding sequence ATGCCAATCATCCATTTCATCGGCGCCGGTCCCGGCGATGCTGAACTGATAACCGTCAAGGGTGCCCGGCTGCTCCGCGAGGCGGACGTGGTAGTCTACGCCGGGAGCCTCGTCGACCTGGAGCTGGTAAAAACCTACGCAGCCGATGCCGAGGTCTACGATTCCGCGGGGATGACCCTGGAGGAGACCACGCGGGTGCTGGCCGAGGCGGTTATTGCCGGGAAAAAGGTGGTGCGGCTCCATACGGGCGACCCTTCCATCTACGGCGCCATCCAGGAGCAGATGGCGGAGCTTGACCTGCTCGGCATCGACTACGAGGTGGTGCCTGGTGTGACGAGCGCCTTTGCCGCCGCTGCAACTCTGAAACAGGAGCTGACCCTCCCCGAGGTTTCACAGACGGTAATCATCACCCGGCTGGCAGGAAAGACCCCTGTGCCGGAGCGGGAAAAACTCGCCGAAATTGCAAAAATAGGCGCGACCCTCGTCATCTATCTCTCCGTTTCCATGATCGACCGGGTGGTGGCGGAGCTTCTCGAAGGGGCCTACACGGCTGAAACGCCGGTTGCCGTGGTAGCCAAAGCATCGTGGCCCGACGAGCAGGTGGTGGAAGGAACCCTCGCCGATATTGCCGGAAAAGTGCAGGCGGCCGGCATCGGCAAACAGGCCCTGATTCTCGTCGGCGACGTGCTCAAGGCCCGCAGGGAAGGACTGAAAGCCAAGTCGCTCCTCTACGACAAGGGGTTCAGCCACGAGTTCCGGAAGGGGCTTGTCGGGTAA